The Poseidonibacter lekithochrous region CCTATTGAAAACAGCTGAGGGTGTTGCAGACACTATTGGCCAAATCATCAAGAAAAATTTAAAAAGATCTCTAATCTCTATAGCTGGTGCAGTTCTTATGAGAAAAGTATTTAAGAACTTAAAAGTTAGAGTTGATTATGCTGAATATGGTGGAGCTCCTTTACTTGGAGTTAAAGCCCCTGTAATTATTGCACATGGTAAATCTAATCCTAAAGCAATTCAGAATGCGATTTTCCAAGCAATTACAGCAGCAAGTTCAAACCTTAACGGTGATATTGAAGAGAGATTAGCTCAATATAGTAAATAATTTTTTATTTGCTATATATTTAAGGATATGTAAATGACATATGCAGCTTTTAGATCTATTGGAGCTTACGTTCCTCCAAAGATTATGACAAATGCAGATTTTGAAAAAATCATTGATACAAGTGATGAATGGATTACAAAAAGAACAGGAATCAAAGAAAGAAGAATCTCGGAAGAGAATGAAGCTTCTTCTGATTTAGGTGCTAAAGCAGCAGCTCAAGCAATTGAGCGATCTGGACTTGCTAAAGAAGATATTGATTTAGTAATTTGTGCTACAGTAACTCCTGACTATTTATGTATGCCTTCAACGGCTTGTTTAATTGCTTCAAAACTGGATTTACCTCCTGTTCAAGCATTTGATGTTAGTGCAGCTTGTACTGGTTTTGTTTATGCAACATCAGTAGCAAAAGCATTTATTGAATCAGGAATGAAAAAAAATGTTCTAATTGTTGGAGCAGAAACGTACACTTCTATTTTAGATTACACTGATAGAGCTACTTGTTTTATTTTCGGTGATGGTGCCGGTGCAGCTATTATATCTGCAACAGAAGATAAATCAGAAGCAATTATCGATGTAAATTGTTCAAGTGATGGAAACTACGATGATTTAATTAAAACTCCAGGTGG contains the following coding sequences:
- a CDS encoding beta-ketoacyl-ACP synthase III, whose translation is MTYAAFRSIGAYVPPKIMTNADFEKIIDTSDEWITKRTGIKERRISEENEASSDLGAKAAAQAIERSGLAKEDIDLVICATVTPDYLCMPSTACLIASKLDLPPVQAFDVSAACTGFVYATSVAKAFIESGMKKNVLIVGAETYTSILDYTDRATCFIFGDGAGAAIISATEDKSEAIIDVNCSSDGNYDDLIKTPGGGSKHPCSQEVLDAKMACIRMKGNETFKLAVKTLTSDVQVMMEKHNISNDDIDHFIPHQANYRIISAVGKALGLNDEQTVVTVDKYGNTSAASIPMAMNYAYEQGKIKKGDTILFDAFGGGLTWGSALFPFAPKN